A genomic window from Motacilla alba alba isolate MOTALB_02 chromosome 2, Motacilla_alba_V1.0_pri, whole genome shotgun sequence includes:
- the CCDC166 gene encoding coiled-coil domain-containing protein 166, which translates to MASKTKKSKDEEAPQESSETEDPVRERKLYLQEECRILTEHLDTYLGRAEQLLQGSKRLEKEAQRTQEQSQSYLCCGAKLSQDPPGMVITLNDQNCRDLAQIQAQKEELVPRYAGKEQEVRSALEDTEAEASRLDTELEQLEPYKEQKVQAEQRVKALEKELRVTRIRCAEETHAVRSRFLQEKADCEQELHRRMQQLTWGAQEVALKALIQHVEQVKAENRLLRHELLGLLQHCQLLRNARIQLQDQQEQLLRENRCAQLSPARRRRDSLPCLPVRAGH; encoded by the coding sequence ATGGCATCCAAAACAAAGAAGAGCAAGGATGAGGAGGCACCCCAAGAAAGCAGTGAGACAGAGGACCCTGTCCGGGAGAGGAAGCTGTACCTGCAGGAGGAATGCAGGATCCTCACAGAACACCTGGACACCTACCTGGGAAGGgcggagcagctcctgcagggcagcaaaCGCCTGGAGAAGGAAGCCCAGCGCactcaggagcagagccagTCCTACCTGTGCTGCGGAGCAAAGCTCAGCCAGGACCCCCCGGGCATGGTCATCACCCTGAACGACCAGAACTGCCGAGACCTGGCCCAAATCCAGGCGCAGAAGGAGGAGCTGGTGCCGCGCTACGCTGgcaaggagcaggaggtgcGGAGCGCCCTGGAGGACACGGAGGCCGAGGCCTCGCGCCTGGACacggagctggagcagctggagccctACAAGGAGCAGAAGGTGCAGGCGGAGCAGAGGGTGAAGGcgctggagaaggagctgcgGGTGACCAGGATCCGCTGTGCTGAGGAGACCCACGCCGTCAGGAGCAGgttcctgcaggaaaaggcCGACTGCGAGCAGGAGCTCCACCGGAGGATGCAGCAGCTCACCTGGGGAGcgcaggaggtggcactgaaGGCTCTGATCCAGCACGTGGAACAGGTGAAAGCTGAGAACAGGCTCCTGCGCCatgagctgctggggctcctccagcactgccagctcctcagGAACGCCAGGATCCAGCTGCaggaccagcaggagcagctgctccgGGAGAACCGCTGCGCCCAGCTCTCGCCAGCGCGGCGCCGCAGGGACAGCCTGCCCTGCTTGCCCGTGAGGGCAGGCCACtga